Proteins encoded within one genomic window of Burkholderiaceae bacterium:
- a CDS encoding Pirin gives MSDTLTRKSVLSTHSAPGRHWVGDGFPVHGLFGYSGEGVAERSPFLLLDYAAPTTFKPTTHRRGVGSHPHRGFETVTIVYDGEVEHRDSTGAGGVIGKGDVQWMTAAGGIVHEEFHSADYAARGGPFEMVQLWVNLPAKDKMTPAHYQAITDAQIPAIALPGDAGRVRVIAGRFAGESGEAKGPARTYSPMNVLDVRLATGRSAELAQPEGWSTLVVVLAGTVQINGDLILRATDMATLSTTGTGLRIEANNDAKLLLLAGEPIDEPVVGYGPFVMNTEQQIHQAIDDFNRGRFTQPH, from the coding sequence ATGAGCGACACCCTGACGCGCAAGAGCGTGCTGTCCACGCACAGTGCCCCCGGCCGCCACTGGGTCGGCGACGGCTTTCCCGTGCACGGCCTGTTCGGCTACAGCGGCGAGGGCGTGGCCGAGCGCAGCCCGTTTCTGCTGCTGGACTACGCGGCGCCGACGACTTTCAAGCCCACCACGCACCGGCGCGGCGTCGGCAGCCACCCGCACCGCGGCTTCGAGACCGTGACCATCGTGTATGACGGCGAGGTCGAGCACCGCGATTCCACCGGCGCCGGCGGCGTGATCGGCAAAGGCGACGTGCAGTGGATGACCGCCGCCGGCGGCATCGTCCACGAGGAGTTCCACTCGGCCGACTACGCCGCGCGCGGCGGCCCGTTCGAGATGGTGCAGCTGTGGGTCAACCTCCCGGCCAAGGACAAGATGACACCGGCGCATTACCAGGCGATCACCGATGCGCAGATTCCCGCCATCGCCTTGCCCGGTGACGCAGGCCGGGTGCGCGTGATCGCGGGCAGGTTCGCGGGCGAGAGCGGCGAGGCGAAAGGCCCGGCGCGCACCTACAGCCCGATGAACGTGCTGGACGTGCGCCTGGCCACCGGCCGCAGCGCCGAGCTGGCTCAGCCCGAGGGCTGGAGCACGCTGGTGGTGGTGCTGGCCGGCACGGTGCAGATCAACGGCGACCTGATCCTGCGCGCCACCGACATGGCCACGCTGTCGACCACCGGCACGGGCCTCCGCATCGAAGCCAATAACGATGCGAAGCTGCTGCTGCTGGCCGGCGAGCCCATCGACGAGCCGGTGGTCGGCTACGGGCCGTTCGTGATGAACACCGAGCAGCAGATCCACCAGGCGATCGACGACTTCAACCGCGGGCGCTTCACGCAGCCGCACTGA
- a CDS encoding Transcriptional regulator, LysR family, protein MQNLDDLALFATVVEHGGFAAAERATDIPKSKLSRRLTALETELGVRLIQRSTRRFAITPMGEQVLQHARAMLAEAEAARALVREQTREPRGTVRLACPPALLHAAVGPQLTAFLNAWPQVRLQVEATNRNVDVWQDGVDLALRVRAPGAPLPQDEVVRALALSPHLLVAAPRLLVNAAPPAAPSELSRLPTLGLGNSPETGRWHLRHADGTEVEHAHQPRLVVDDADALLQAALAGVGCALLPPLLAHDALKQGALQELLPGWTAPPGVIQLAYASRRGLRAAVRQLIDTLADGFARLIEEGRCLAAPDAPRA, encoded by the coding sequence ATGCAAAACCTGGATGACCTCGCCTTGTTCGCTACCGTGGTCGAGCACGGTGGCTTCGCGGCGGCCGAGCGCGCCACCGACATCCCGAAGTCGAAACTCAGCCGGCGCCTGACCGCGCTGGAGACCGAACTCGGCGTGCGGCTGATCCAGCGCAGCACGCGCCGCTTTGCGATCACGCCGATGGGCGAACAGGTGTTGCAGCATGCGCGCGCGATGCTGGCCGAGGCCGAGGCGGCGCGCGCGCTGGTGCGCGAGCAAACGCGCGAGCCGCGCGGCACCGTGCGCCTGGCCTGCCCGCCAGCGCTGCTGCATGCGGCGGTCGGTCCGCAACTGACCGCGTTCCTGAATGCGTGGCCGCAGGTGCGATTGCAGGTCGAGGCGACCAATCGCAACGTCGACGTCTGGCAGGACGGGGTCGATCTGGCGCTGCGCGTGCGCGCGCCGGGCGCGCCGCTGCCGCAGGATGAAGTGGTGCGCGCGCTGGCGCTCAGTCCGCATCTGCTGGTGGCCGCGCCGCGGCTGCTGGTCAACGCGGCGCCGCCGGCCGCGCCCTCTGAGCTGAGCCGCCTGCCCACGCTGGGCCTGGGCAATTCTCCCGAAACCGGGCGCTGGCACCTGCGCCATGCCGACGGCACCGAAGTCGAGCATGCACATCAGCCGCGGCTGGTGGTCGATGACGCCGACGCTTTGCTGCAGGCCGCGCTGGCCGGCGTCGGCTGCGCGCTGCTGCCGCCTTTGCTCGCGCATGACGCGCTGAAACAGGGGGCGCTGCAGGAGTTGCTGCCCGGCTGGACCGCGCCGCCAGGCGTGATCCAGCTTGCCTACGCCAGCCGGCGCGGCCTGCGCGCGGCCGTGCGCCAGTTGATCGACACCTTGGCCGACGGGTTCGCGCGCCTGATCGAGGAAGGGCGCTGTCTGGCAGCGCCGGATGCGCCACGGGCCTGA